ATTTTAAAAGTTTGGCAAATTGTCCAGGTTGTTGCTGGGATCGCCATCCGCATTGGAGCGAAGATGTTCGTCACCGTCACGCCCTCGGAATACGTTCAAGTTTTTGATTTCTTTATTCTTGGCCATTTGTTGTGCTGTCTTGTAGTCAACGACACTGCCGTTATCCAGCTTAAGTTCGATGATGTCGCCATCTCCGTTTTTACGGACGCCTATGACTTCTTGTTGTGTATTATCCATATGAATCGCCTCCCGGCATTAGTGTTCCCGGGAAACCTCATAAACTATTCATCTATACTGAACTACAATTCGTATACCCGCTGCTGCTCCACAAATTCCATGATGCCGGTCTTGCCAATGAA
This Paenibacillus sp. JZ16 DNA region includes the following protein-coding sequences:
- a CDS encoding DUF3892 domain-containing protein; translated protein: MDNTQQEVIGVRKNGDGDIIELKLDNGSVVDYKTAQQMAKNKEIKNLNVFRGRDGDEHLRSNADGDPSNNLDNLPNF